The following proteins come from a genomic window of Sardina pilchardus chromosome 1, fSarPil1.1, whole genome shotgun sequence:
- the LOC134068964 gene encoding C-type mannose receptor 2-like, protein MEVHTFLILLLTGHYVIVSCHPHQYSFVSINKTWTEAQAYCKERWGTLATATSAGDMELLTKAATDEGHGGDFWIGLYNSWQWSLAGNDDYSKEAEFQNWGWDEPHYDKKENCTVIEAPTGKWQDWPCETNFTFVCYDQGKSDPYIPVATPLSWSLAQNYCRTHHTDLAVITDEAQNQQVKNKVSGLSWQFTWIGLFRHGWRWSDTTGTTFNNWTFSQPVNGEGTCGSVSMGDSGIVKNRQCYIQMPFVCCYKGVVRKQIVRVKIRSESNVDMNNPALHTAIMEQIQQKLLKGKQQPSDIRLTWMKQYDGQIFHAEGDDTPIKKNRVEL, encoded by the exons ATGGAGGTCCATACTTTCCTCATCCTTCTACTAACAG GACACTATGTGATAGTCTCATGTCATCCCCATCAGTACTCGTTTGTGTCAATCAATAAGACCTGGACAGAGGCCCAAGCGTACTGCAAGGAGAGGTGGGGCACTCTGGCCACTGCCACCAGTGCAGGGGACATGGAGCTACTGACCAAGGCCGCCACGGATGAAGGTCATGGGGGCGACTTCTGGATCGGCCTGTACAACAGCTGGCAGTGGTCACTGGCTGGCAATGATGATTATTCCAAGGAGGCGGAGTTCCAGAACTGGGGATGGGATGAGCCACATTATGACAAGAAGGAAAACTGCACGGTCATAGAAGCACCGACAGGGAAGTGGCAAGACTGGCCgtgtgaaacaaactttacctTCGTGTGCTATGATC AAGGGAAGTCTGACCCCTATATCCCCGTGGCCACACCTCTCAGCTGGTCTCTGGCTCAGAACTACTGCAGGACCCACCACACTGACCTGGCCGTCATAACGGACGAGGCTCAGAACCAACAGGTCAAGAACAAGGTCTCGGGCCTCTCTTGGCAGTTTACCTGGATCGGCCTGTTCCGACACGGCTGGAGGTGGAGCGACACAACTGGTACCACATTCAACAACTGGACATTCAGTCAGCCAGTCAACGGGGAGGGTACCTGTGGGTCGGTCTCAATGGGCGACAGTGGCATAGTGAAGAACAGACAGTGCTACATCCAAATGCCATTTGTCTGCTGCTACA aaGGGGTTGTGCGTAAGCAAATCGTCAGAGTGAAGATACGATCAGAATCCAATGTCGACATGAACAACCCTGCTCTTCATACAGCAATCATGGAACAG ATTCAGCAGAAACTGTTGAAGGGAAAGCAGCAGCCTTCTGATATCCGTCTGACATGGATGAAGCAATACGATGGACAGATATTCCACGCAGAAGGAGATGACAcacccataaaaaaaaatagagtagAGCTGTAg
- the LOC134077098 gene encoding C-type mannose receptor 2-like: MGEDEEDDASPQGNPASMNSLSSSTTPVEGIHIPVSSGHYVMVSCHHHQYSFVSINKTWTEAQAYCKERWGTLATATSAGDMELLTKAATDKGHGGDFWIGLYNSWQWSLAGNDDYSKEAEFQNWGWDEPHYDKKENCTVIEAPTGKWQDWPCETNFTFVCYDQGKSDPYIPVATPLSWSLAQNYCRTHHTDLAVITDEAQNQQVQNKVSGLSWQFTWIGLFQHGWRWSDTTGTTFNNWTFSQPVNGEGTCGSVSLGDSGIVKNRQCYNQMPFVCRYRVVRKQIVRVKIRSESDVDMNNPALHTAIMEQIQQKLLKGKQRPSDIRLTWMKQYDGRIFHAEEDDTHIQKKNRVEL; this comes from the exons AtgggtgaggatgaggaggatgacgCCTCCCCCCAGGGCAATCCAGCTTCCATGAACAGT ttatcctcctccaccactcctGTTGAGGGTATTCATATTCCTGTCAGCTCAG GACACTACGTGATGGTCTCATGTCATCACCATCAGTACTCGTTTGTGTCAATCAATAAGACCTGGACAGAGGCCCAAGCGTACTGCAAGGAGAGGTGGGGCACTCTGGCCACTGCCACCAGTGCAGGGGACATGGAGCTGCTGACCAAGGCCGCCACGGATAAAGGTCATGGGGGCGACTTCTGGATCGGCCTGTACAACAGCTGGCAGTGGTCACTGGCTGGCAATGATGATTATTCCAAGGAGGCGGAGTTCCAGAACTGGGGATGGGATGAGCCACATTATGACAAGAAGGAAAACTGCACGGTCATAGAAGCACCGACAGGGAAGTGGCAAGACTGGCCgtgtgaaacaaactttacctTCGTGTGCTATGATC AAGGGAAGTCTGACCCCTATATCCCCGTGGCCACACCTCTCAGCTGGTCTCTGGCTCAGAACTACTGCAGGACCCACCACACTGACCTGGCCGTCATAACGGACGAGGCTCAGAACCAACAGGTCCAGAACAAGGTCTCGGGCCTCTCTTGGCAGTTTACCTGGATTGGCCTGTTCCAACACGGCTGGAGGTGGAGCGACACAACTGGTACCACATTCAACAACTGGACATTCAGTCAGCCAGTCAACGGGGAGGGTACCTGTGGGTCGGTCTCATTGGGCGACAGTGGCATAGTGAAGAACAGACAGTGCTACAACCAAATGCCATTTGTCTGCCGCTACA GGGTTGTGCGTAAGCAAATCGTCAGAGTGAAGATACGATCAGAATCCGATGTCGATATGAACAACCCTGCTCTTCATACAGCAATCATGGAACAG ATTCAGCAGAAACTGTTGAAGGGAAAGCAGCGGCCTTCTGATATCCGTCTGACATGGATGAAGCAATACGATGGACGGATCTTCCACGCAGAAgaagatgacacacacatacaaaaaaaaaacagagtagAGCTTTAA